A single window of Streptomyces griseoviridis DNA harbors:
- a CDS encoding MMPL family transporter translates to MASRLYAWALWVIRRRGRVTAGWLLVLAVVGGLALSLSGRTNDEFTVPGVESQQAQDLLKEEFPQASGAVARVVFASPDDGRELTDPGYAKAVSAGLKKAAEISGVTAVTDPAQTHTVSASGTVAYADVTFDVPPSDLSEQARSEVRSAMDSAREAGLEVEFGGTAMAPRTEIGGIPEVIGVVIALIVLAVTLGSLIAAGLPLVTAVIGVGIGVLGVLFLTRFVDLSGTATVLAVMLGLAVGIDYALFIIARHREQLAEPGSDLDDSIARAVATAGSAVVFAGATVVIALAALAATGIPFLTAMGLAAAATVLLAVLIAVSLVPALLSFAGERLRPRRPARPERPAREAGAWGRRWGSAVAARPVVVLVTGVIALLALAVPALDMRLGLPSNAARPTDSTQHKSYDLLTEGFGPGFNAALAAVVDVREVPDDRRQTTVTALRAKLAEDRGVAAVAQPVANAHGTVYVIGVVPRTGPDDQATTDLVHRLRDNAPAVGKTGATLYLAGTTAAAIDVSGKLAGALPLFVAIIVVLAFILLTAAFRSLLIPLKAVLGFLLSVAAATGASVWVFQDGHLNGPLSVASAAPVTCFLPVLLIGVLFGLAMDYEVFLVSRMREHHEHTGEAKEAVVAGMARSGRVVCAAALIMTAVFAGFIFNDDPIIKSIGFSLAIGVAIDAFIVRMALVPAAMALLGRHAWKLPAWLDRLLPHIDIEGAGLPPRAATSADRTPEASAV, encoded by the coding sequence ATGGCGTCTCGCCTGTATGCCTGGGCGCTCTGGGTGATCCGTCGCAGGGGACGGGTCACAGCCGGCTGGCTGCTGGTGCTCGCGGTGGTGGGAGGGCTGGCCCTCTCCCTGTCAGGCCGGACCAACGACGAGTTCACCGTCCCCGGCGTGGAGTCGCAACAGGCCCAGGACCTGCTGAAGGAGGAGTTCCCCCAGGCGTCGGGTGCGGTGGCCCGCGTGGTCTTCGCTTCGCCGGACGACGGGCGCGAGCTCACGGACCCCGGCTACGCCAAGGCCGTCTCGGCCGGCCTGAAGAAGGCAGCGGAGATATCCGGCGTCACGGCCGTGACGGACCCGGCACAGACCCACACCGTCTCCGCGAGCGGCACCGTCGCCTACGCCGACGTCACCTTCGACGTACCGCCCTCCGACCTCTCCGAGCAGGCCAGGAGCGAGGTCAGGTCGGCGATGGACTCGGCGCGCGAGGCCGGGCTCGAAGTGGAGTTCGGCGGGACGGCGATGGCTCCCCGCACGGAGATCGGCGGCATCCCCGAGGTCATCGGTGTGGTGATCGCCCTGATCGTGCTGGCCGTGACGCTCGGCAGCCTCATCGCCGCCGGTCTCCCGCTGGTCACCGCCGTGATCGGCGTCGGCATCGGCGTCCTGGGCGTCCTCTTCCTCACCCGCTTCGTCGACCTGTCCGGCACGGCCACCGTCCTGGCGGTCATGCTCGGCCTGGCCGTCGGCATCGACTACGCCCTGTTCATCATCGCCCGCCACCGTGAACAGCTCGCGGAACCCGGAAGCGATCTGGACGACTCGATCGCGCGGGCCGTCGCCACCGCGGGCAGCGCCGTCGTCTTCGCCGGTGCCACCGTCGTCATCGCTCTCGCGGCCCTGGCCGCCACCGGTATCCCGTTCCTGACGGCGATGGGCCTCGCCGCCGCGGCCACCGTCCTGCTCGCCGTCCTCATCGCCGTCAGCCTGGTGCCCGCCCTGCTCAGCTTCGCCGGCGAGCGGCTGCGCCCCCGCCGCCCAGCGCGCCCCGAGCGTCCGGCCCGCGAGGCGGGTGCGTGGGGCCGACGCTGGGGCAGCGCCGTCGCCGCGAGGCCCGTCGTCGTCCTGGTCACGGGCGTCATCGCGCTGCTGGCCCTCGCCGTTCCGGCTCTCGACATGCGCCTCGGGCTGCCCAGCAACGCCGCCCGCCCCACCGACTCGACCCAGCACAAGAGCTACGACCTGCTGACCGAGGGCTTCGGCCCCGGGTTCAACGCCGCCCTCGCCGCCGTCGTCGATGTCCGCGAGGTGCCCGACGACCGGCGGCAGACCACCGTGACCGCGCTGCGCGCGAAGCTGGCCGAGGACCGTGGCGTCGCCGCGGTCGCCCAGCCCGTCGCCAACGCCCACGGCACCGTGTACGTCATCGGCGTGGTGCCCAGGACAGGCCCCGACGACCAGGCCACCACCGATCTCGTGCACAGGCTGCGGGACAACGCGCCGGCGGTCGGCAAGACCGGCGCGACCCTCTACCTCGCCGGCACCACCGCGGCGGCCATCGACGTGTCCGGCAAACTCGCCGGCGCGCTGCCCCTGTTCGTCGCCATCATCGTCGTCCTGGCCTTCATCCTGCTCACCGCGGCGTTCCGGTCCCTGCTGATTCCCCTCAAGGCGGTCCTCGGTTTCCTGCTGTCCGTCGCCGCCGCGACCGGCGCCAGCGTGTGGGTCTTCCAGGACGGCCACCTCAACGGGCCGCTCTCGGTCGCCTCGGCGGCGCCCGTCACCTGCTTCCTGCCCGTGCTGCTGATCGGTGTGCTCTTCGGACTGGCCATGGACTACGAGGTCTTCCTGGTCAGCCGGATGCGCGAACACCACGAGCACACCGGTGAGGCGAAGGAGGCCGTCGTCGCGGGCATGGCCCGCAGCGGGCGGGTGGTCTGCGCGGCGGCGCTGATCATGACCGCGGTCTTCGCTGGATTCATCTTCAACGATGATCCGATCATCAAGTCGATCGGCTTCTCACTGGCCATCGGAGTCGCCATCGACGCCTTCATCGTCCGCATGGCCCTCGTCCCCGCGGCCATGGCACTCCTCGGCCGTCACGCCTGGAAGCTGCCCGCCTGGCTGGACAGGCTCCTGCCGCACATCGACATCGAGGGCGCCGGCCTGCCTCCTCGGGCTGCGACCAGCGCGGACAGGACTCCCGAGGCGTCCGCCGTCTAG
- a CDS encoding SDR family NAD(P)-dependent oxidoreductase — MDRPVAVITGATSGLGRLAAVELARRGYRVGAVARSRDRAAALVDGLRAVTDAPVDVFHADLSLIREARRAGEEIAAYYPRVDVLVNNAGLHAFAQRVTAEGFAEMTAVNYLSPFVLTEALREKLGASAPARIVNVASEASRRAKAIAPAEDLRRTDAHTRRESMSRYGLTKLMTIMWTQELARRLEPGLTTVNCCDPGFNATGLGRDLPGSAALQRVLNTLRIGDPRTGAGIIVRLATDPSLAGTSGGYLSVRDARRLPCPEPGRSPVAQRELWEETVALLAAHAAG, encoded by the coding sequence ATGGACCGTCCTGTCGCCGTGATCACCGGAGCCACCTCCGGACTGGGCCGCCTGGCCGCCGTCGAGCTGGCCCGGCGGGGCTACCGCGTCGGCGCCGTGGCTCGCTCCCGCGACAGGGCCGCGGCCCTCGTCGACGGGCTCAGGGCGGTGACCGACGCGCCCGTCGACGTCTTCCACGCCGACCTCAGCCTGATCCGTGAGGCGCGCCGCGCGGGCGAGGAGATCGCCGCGTACTACCCGCGCGTGGACGTGCTGGTCAACAACGCCGGCCTGCACGCCTTCGCGCAGCGCGTCACCGCCGAAGGCTTCGCGGAGATGACGGCCGTGAACTACTTGAGCCCCTTCGTCCTGACGGAGGCGCTGCGGGAGAAGCTCGGCGCCTCGGCCCCGGCCCGGATCGTCAACGTCGCCTCCGAGGCATCCCGGCGGGCCAAGGCCATCGCGCCGGCCGAGGACCTGCGCCGCACCGACGCCCACACCCGCCGGGAGTCGATGTCCCGGTACGGGCTGACCAAGCTGATGACGATCATGTGGACGCAGGAGCTGGCCCGGCGTCTGGAGCCGGGCCTGACCACGGTGAACTGCTGCGATCCCGGCTTCAACGCCACCGGCCTGGGCCGCGACCTGCCGGGGTCCGCCGCCCTTCAGCGGGTGCTGAACACCCTGAGGATCGGCGACCCCCGGACAGGCGCGGGCATCATCGTGCGACTCGCCACCGACCCGTCGCTCGCGGGCACCAGCGGCGGCTACCTCTCCGTACGCGACGCCCGCCGCCTGCCTTGCCCCGAACCCGGCCGGTCCCCGGTCGCACAGAGGGAGCTGTGGGAGGAGACCGTGGCGCTCCTCGCCGCCCACGCGGCCGGCTGA
- a CDS encoding MarR family winged helix-turn-helix transcriptional regulator codes for MEEHGTTTTASTPERVGLSFLTLAHSLREQVDQHLTATAGLSLSRTKVLQALAGHGTLHQAELATVLGQAPRSVTQIVEGLERLGLVSRTGHPEDRRRKTVTLTPAGRTALAAAEEAGTHALRQLFGPLTQRQLTDLETLLSLVRTTLTGDEAG; via the coding sequence ATGGAGGAGCACGGAACGACGACCACGGCCAGCACGCCGGAGCGGGTGGGCCTGTCCTTCCTCACCCTCGCCCACAGCCTGCGCGAACAGGTCGACCAGCACCTGACGGCCACCGCGGGGCTGTCCCTCTCCCGCACCAAGGTCCTCCAGGCACTGGCCGGCCACGGCACGCTGCACCAGGCGGAACTCGCCACCGTCCTCGGACAGGCCCCGCGCTCCGTCACCCAGATCGTGGAGGGCCTGGAACGCCTCGGCCTGGTCAGCCGCACCGGCCACCCTGAGGACCGCCGCCGCAAGACCGTCACGCTGACACCCGCGGGCCGCACGGCCCTGGCGGCGGCGGAAGAGGCGGGAACGCACGCGCTCCGTCAGCTCTTCGGCCCACTGACGCAGCGTCAACTAACAGATTTGGAAACGTTGTTGTCCCTTGTCAGGACCACCCTGACAGGCGACGAGGCGGGCTGA
- a CDS encoding secondary thiamine-phosphate synthase enzyme YjbQ: protein MSAAFTTRVLTVSSGSRERVVDLTRDCEAFLAEAAAGRDGLLNVFVPHATAGVAVIETGAGSDDDLLAVLHTLLPADDRWQHRHGSPGHGRDHVLPAIVPPHATLPVIDGRLELGTWQSVCLVDTNTDNPERRVRLSFLG, encoded by the coding sequence ATGTCAGCTGCCTTCACCACCCGAGTCCTCACCGTCTCCTCCGGTTCCAGGGAGCGCGTGGTCGACCTCACCCGCGACTGCGAGGCGTTCCTCGCGGAGGCGGCGGCCGGCCGCGACGGCCTCCTCAACGTCTTCGTCCCGCACGCGACGGCGGGCGTGGCCGTCATCGAGACGGGCGCGGGCAGCGACGACGACCTCCTCGCCGTCCTGCACACCCTGCTGCCCGCCGACGACCGCTGGCAGCACCGGCACGGCAGCCCCGGCCACGGCCGCGACCATGTCCTGCCGGCCATCGTCCCGCCGCACGCGACCCTGCCGGTCATCGACGGACGGCTCGAACTGGGCACCTGGCAGTCGGTGTGCCTGGTGGACACGAACACCGACAACCCCGAGCGGCGGGTGCGGTTGAGCTTCCTGGGCTGA
- a CDS encoding putative leader peptide: MLRSALLTTRGHIDLLRVASAACRRGR; this comes from the coding sequence ATGTTGCGTTCAGCCCTCCTCACCACGCGCGGTCACATCGACCTGCTGCGGGTGGCCTCCGCCGCGTGTCGCCGCGGCCGCTGA
- a CDS encoding ABC transporter permease, whose product MSTSHAPPGSPSHDMSPKSASATTEDRDDDPDAPDLETLRPSAARRTRVPRWLRRTTGPVLLLALWQLLSSTGVLSADVLASPGRIARVAGDLIGDGSLASAMGTSLRRVALGLLLGLLIGGGLALLAGLFRVGEDLVDAPVQMLRTVPFVGLIPLFIIWFGIGETPKVAVITLGVTFPLYLNVYAGIRGVDARLVEAGESLGLTRRDLVRHVVLPAGLPGALTGLRYALGVAWLALVFAEQINADAGIGFLMVQARDFLRTDVIVVCLIVYAFLGLLADFIVRSLERLLLQWRPTFTGR is encoded by the coding sequence GTGAGCACCAGCCACGCCCCACCCGGCTCACCCTCGCACGACATGTCCCCCAAGTCCGCATCCGCGACGACCGAGGACCGGGACGACGATCCGGACGCGCCCGACCTGGAGACCCTCCGCCCCTCCGCCGCCCGCCGCACCCGCGTCCCCCGCTGGCTGCGCCGGACCACCGGTCCGGTGCTGCTCCTCGCCCTGTGGCAACTCCTCAGCTCCACCGGCGTGTTGAGCGCCGATGTGCTCGCCTCACCCGGCCGGATCGCCCGGGTCGCCGGTGACCTGATCGGCGACGGCTCGCTGGCCTCCGCGATGGGCACCTCGCTGCGCCGGGTGGCTCTCGGACTGCTCCTCGGCCTGCTGATCGGCGGCGGACTCGCCCTGCTCGCCGGTCTGTTCAGGGTCGGCGAGGACCTCGTCGACGCTCCGGTGCAGATGCTGCGGACCGTGCCGTTCGTCGGTCTGATCCCGCTGTTCATCATCTGGTTCGGCATCGGCGAGACCCCCAAGGTCGCCGTCATCACCCTCGGGGTGACCTTCCCGCTCTATCTGAACGTGTACGCCGGCATCCGTGGCGTCGACGCCCGACTCGTCGAGGCGGGCGAGTCGTTGGGGCTGACCCGGCGAGATCTGGTGCGGCACGTCGTGCTGCCGGCCGGGCTGCCCGGCGCGCTCACCGGGCTGCGCTACGCGCTCGGCGTGGCCTGGCTGGCGCTGGTCTTCGCCGAGCAGATCAACGCGGACGCCGGCATCGGCTTCCTCATGGTGCAGGCACGGGACTTCCTGCGGACCGACGTGATCGTGGTCTGCCTGATCGTCTACGCGTTCCTCGGTCTGCTCGCCGACTTCATCGTCCGCTCCCTCGAAAGGCTGCTGCTGCAATGGCGACCGACGTTCACCGGCCGGTGA
- a CDS encoding ABC transporter ATP-binding protein, with protein MATDVHRPVTGQAVHVEGLTRSFDGRAVIDGLRLDVRAGEFVALLGRSGCGKSTLLRILAGLDRDIRGTVLVPRRKAVVFQAPRLMPWKKVWRNVVLGLPGKPERAVAERALEEVGLAQRSDAWPRTLSGGEAQRAALARALVREPDLLLLDEPFGALDALTRVTAQRLVGELWRRRGCAVLLVTHDVEEAVLLADRVLVMDGGVIAHEQRVDLDRPRAVTDPRFAELRAGLLARLGVDATTEAA; from the coding sequence ATGGCGACCGACGTTCACCGGCCGGTGACCGGGCAGGCGGTCCATGTCGAGGGGCTCACCCGCTCCTTCGACGGCCGCGCCGTCATCGACGGCCTCCGACTCGACGTCCGTGCGGGCGAGTTCGTCGCCCTGCTCGGGCGCAGCGGCTGCGGCAAGTCCACGCTGCTGCGGATCCTGGCGGGCCTCGACCGTGACATCAGGGGCACGGTCCTGGTGCCGCGCCGCAAGGCCGTCGTGTTCCAGGCGCCCCGTCTGATGCCGTGGAAGAAGGTGTGGCGCAACGTCGTCCTCGGCCTGCCGGGCAAACCCGAACGGGCCGTCGCGGAGCGGGCGTTGGAGGAGGTCGGCCTCGCGCAGCGGTCCGACGCCTGGCCGAGGACCCTCTCCGGCGGTGAGGCGCAGCGCGCCGCCCTGGCCCGCGCATTGGTGCGGGAGCCCGATCTCCTGCTGCTCGACGAGCCGTTCGGCGCCCTCGACGCGCTCACCCGGGTCACGGCCCAGCGCCTGGTGGGCGAGTTGTGGCGGCGCAGGGGCTGCGCCGTGCTGCTGGTCACGCACGACGTGGAGGAGGCCGTCCTGCTCGCCGACCGGGTCCTCGTGATGGACGGCGGGGTGATCGCGCACGAGCAGCGCGTCGACCTCGACCGGCCGCGTGCGGTCACCGACCCCCGTTTCGCAGAGCTGCGTGCCGGTCTCCTCGCCCGCCTGGGCGTCGACGCGACGACCGAGGCGGCCTGA
- a CDS encoding ABC transporter substrate-binding protein: protein MRRHLVPTALLLPVVLLLGACGGNSAAGAGSDVDGKGSLTLDVGDQKGGSEAILRAAGELKDLDYRIAWSTFTSGPPLLEAVNAEAVDIGGVGNTPPVFAAGAGSRIKVVAAWHGTSDGDAVLVPDGSKLTDPRQLRGKSVAVAQGSSAHYQLVASLKAAGLGIGDVKVKYLQPADALAAFTAGKVDAWAVWDPYTSQVLRSGRGRILTTGKGVTNGLSLQVASPSALADPRKAAAVKDYLARLRRATAWVYGHQKEWAEVWAKDTGLPYEVALASVRRTNASRVAVAVDRPLVASEQQIADAFTTLRLIPGKVDFARFVDTRYNGDLPASTSAPRAVRGS from the coding sequence ATGCGACGACACCTCGTCCCCACCGCCCTGTTGCTGCCCGTCGTCCTGCTGCTCGGTGCCTGCGGCGGGAACTCCGCCGCGGGCGCCGGGTCCGACGTCGACGGCAAGGGTTCGCTCACGCTCGACGTCGGTGACCAGAAGGGCGGCTCCGAGGCCATCCTGCGGGCCGCGGGAGAGCTGAAGGACCTCGACTACCGCATCGCGTGGTCGACGTTCACCTCGGGCCCGCCCCTGCTGGAGGCGGTGAACGCCGAGGCCGTCGACATCGGCGGGGTCGGCAACACCCCACCGGTCTTCGCGGCCGGCGCGGGTTCCCGGATCAAGGTCGTGGCCGCCTGGCACGGCACGTCCGACGGCGACGCCGTCCTCGTGCCCGACGGCTCGAAGCTGACCGATCCGCGGCAGCTCAGGGGCAAGTCCGTCGCGGTGGCCCAAGGGTCGTCCGCGCACTACCAGTTGGTGGCGTCGCTCAAGGCGGCCGGGCTCGGCATCGGTGACGTGAAGGTGAAGTACCTCCAACCGGCCGACGCGCTGGCCGCGTTCACGGCGGGCAAGGTCGACGCGTGGGCCGTCTGGGACCCGTACACCTCCCAGGTCCTCAGGTCGGGGCGGGGCCGGATCCTCACCACCGGGAAGGGCGTCACCAACGGGCTCTCCCTCCAGGTGGCGTCGCCGAGCGCGCTCGCGGACCCCCGGAAGGCCGCCGCCGTCAAGGACTATCTGGCGCGGCTGCGGCGGGCCACCGCCTGGGTGTACGGCCATCAGAAGGAGTGGGCCGAGGTGTGGGCGAAGGACACCGGGCTGCCCTACGAGGTGGCGCTCGCGTCGGTGCGGCGCACCAACGCCAGCCGGGTCGCGGTCGCCGTCGACCGGCCGCTGGTCGCCTCCGAGCAGCAGATCGCCGACGCCTTCACGACGCTGCGGCTGATCCCGGGGAAGGTCGACTTCGCGCGGTTCGTGGACACCCGCTACAACGGCGACCTGCCCGCGTCGACGTCCGCGCCGCGCGCCGTGAGGGGTTCGTGA
- a CDS encoding NAD(P)-binding domain-containing protein yields MNDIREVEVVVVGAGQAGLSSAYHLRRTGFEPERDFVVLDHSPAPGGAWQFRWPSLTYGVVHGMHALPGMELTGADPARPSSEVIGGYFDRYERAFDLRVRRPVDVRAVRPGEGGRLLVETSDGVWSTRALINATGTWDRPFWPRYPGQETFLGRQLHTAGYRGPEEFAGLRVVVVGGGASGTQHLLELAPYAAATTWVTRRPPVFREGPFDESLGRAAVALVEERVRQGLPPRSVVSVTGLPLNDAIRRGLADGVLDRRPMFDRVTPDGVAWADGTRVRADVILWATGFRAVIDHLAPLRLREPGGGIRVEGTRAVADPRVHLVGYGPSASTIGANRAGRAAVRDIRRLLAEEPLAPAAV; encoded by the coding sequence GTGAACGACATACGCGAGGTCGAGGTCGTCGTCGTAGGCGCTGGTCAGGCGGGTCTGTCCAGCGCCTACCACCTGCGCCGCACGGGTTTCGAGCCGGAGCGGGACTTCGTGGTGCTCGACCACTCGCCCGCGCCAGGCGGCGCGTGGCAGTTCCGCTGGCCGTCGCTGACGTACGGCGTGGTCCACGGGATGCACGCGCTGCCCGGCATGGAGCTGACCGGCGCCGATCCCGCGCGGCCCTCGTCCGAGGTGATCGGCGGGTACTTCGACCGGTACGAGCGCGCCTTCGACCTGCGGGTGCGCCGTCCCGTCGACGTGCGGGCGGTGCGGCCGGGTGAGGGCGGGCGGCTGCTGGTGGAGACGTCCGACGGCGTCTGGTCGACGCGCGCGCTGATCAACGCGACCGGCACCTGGGACCGGCCGTTCTGGCCGCGCTATCCGGGCCAGGAGACCTTCCTGGGGCGGCAGTTGCACACCGCCGGCTATCGGGGGCCCGAGGAGTTCGCCGGGCTGCGGGTGGTCGTGGTGGGCGGCGGCGCCTCCGGAACGCAGCATCTGCTGGAGCTCGCCCCCTACGCGGCGGCCACCACCTGGGTGACCCGGCGCCCTCCGGTGTTCCGGGAGGGCCCGTTCGACGAGAGCCTCGGCCGGGCCGCCGTCGCGCTGGTGGAGGAGCGGGTCAGGCAGGGGCTGCCGCCCAGAAGCGTGGTGTCGGTGACCGGGCTGCCGCTGAACGACGCGATCCGGCGGGGGCTCGCCGACGGCGTCCTCGACCGGCGTCCGATGTTCGACCGCGTCACTCCGGACGGCGTCGCGTGGGCCGACGGGACGCGGGTGCGGGCCGACGTCATCCTGTGGGCGACCGGTTTCCGGGCCGTCATCGACCATCTGGCGCCGCTGCGGCTGCGCGAGCCCGGCGGCGGTATCCGGGTCGAGGGCACCCGCGCGGTGGCCGACCCTCGGGTCCATCTGGTCGGTTACGGCCCGTCCGCCAGCACCATCGGCGCCAACCGGGCGGGCCGCGCGGCCGTGCGGGACATCAGGCGGCTGCTGGCCGAGGAGCCGCTGGCACCGGCCGCCGTCTGA
- the mltG gene encoding endolytic transglycosylase MltG, whose translation MQINTPPRSTIRLTRRGRFALIATGAVVAATAVAVPLLSLEGGGDSRPTSLVIPEGWRSGQIYDAIDKALALPAGSTKKTLTRAALKLPNDAEGNPEGYLFPATYPLAEKTTPESLLTAMVRTADRKFNGAPIAAGAQRNAMNVYQAVTIASIVQAEAATAEDMGKVARVVFNRLERGMPLQMDSTVNYALNRSTLKTTESDTRIDSPYNSYQRMGLPPTPIDNPGEEAMRAAINPTPGDWLYFVTVKPGDTRFTPSYEEHQRNVAEFNANQKKASPQPTK comes from the coding sequence ATGCAGATCAACACTCCGCCTCGGAGCACGATTCGACTGACGCGCCGGGGCCGGTTCGCCCTCATCGCGACCGGAGCCGTCGTGGCCGCCACCGCCGTGGCGGTGCCGCTGCTGAGCCTGGAAGGCGGCGGGGACTCCCGGCCCACCTCACTGGTGATCCCGGAGGGCTGGCGCTCGGGACAGATCTACGACGCCATCGACAAAGCCCTCGCGCTGCCCGCCGGAAGCACCAAGAAGACCCTCACGAGGGCGGCCCTGAAACTGCCCAACGACGCCGAGGGCAACCCGGAGGGCTACCTCTTCCCCGCGACGTACCCGCTCGCGGAGAAGACGACCCCCGAGTCGCTGCTCACGGCCATGGTGCGGACCGCCGACCGGAAGTTCAACGGCGCCCCGATCGCCGCAGGCGCCCAGCGCAACGCGATGAACGTCTACCAGGCCGTCACCATCGCGAGCATCGTGCAGGCCGAGGCGGCCACCGCCGAGGACATGGGCAAGGTGGCCCGGGTGGTCTTCAACCGCCTGGAGCGCGGGATGCCGTTGCAGATGGACTCGACCGTCAACTACGCCCTGAACCGCTCCACGTTGAAGACCACGGAGAGCGACACCCGCATCGACAGCCCGTACAACTCGTACCAGCGCATGGGACTTCCGCCCACGCCGATCGACAACCCGGGCGAGGAGGCCATGCGGGCCGCCATCAACCCGACGCCGGGCGACTGGCTCTACTTCGTCACCGTCAAGCCGGGCGACACCCGCTTCACGCCGAGCTACGAGGAACACCAGCGCAACGTCGCGGAGTTCAACGCCAACCAGAAGAAGGCGAGCCCGCAGCCGACGAAGTGA
- a CDS encoding ABC transporter ATP-binding protein, whose product MPPDLESRWTPPADAGEQPRQVRRILRLFRPYRARLAIVGLLVGAASLVSVATPFLLKETLDVAIPQGRTGLLSLLALGMILSAVLSSVFGVLQTLISTTVGQRVMHDLRTAVYDRLQRMSLAFFTRTRTGEVQSRIANDIGGMQATVTSTATSLVSNATSVIATIVAMIALDWRLTVVSLLLLPVFVWISRRVGNERKKITTQRQKQMAAMAATVTESLSVSGILLGRTMGRTDSLTRSFSDESEQLVDLEIRSNMAGRWRMAVITMVMAAMPAVIYWTAGMVLRTGGPQTSIGTIVAFVSLQQGLFRPAVSLLATGVQIQTSLALFQRIFEYLDLPVDITERERPVHLDRIRGEVRFENVEFRYDDQGTAILDGIDIGVPAGGSLAVVGPTGAGKSTFGHLVPRLYDVTGGRVTLDGVDVRDLDFDTLARAVGVVSQETYLFHATVAENLRFAKPDATDEELRAAARAAQIDDHIAALPDGYDTVVGERGHRFSGGEKQRLAIARTILRDPPVLILDEATSALDTRTEAAVQDAIDALSADRTTITIAHRLSTVRDADQIAVLDAGRLAERGTHEELLARDGRYAALVRRDAQLEPTS is encoded by the coding sequence TTGCCTCCCGATCTCGAATCCCGCTGGACACCACCGGCCGACGCCGGTGAGCAGCCCCGGCAGGTGCGCCGCATCCTCCGTCTCTTCCGCCCCTACCGCGCCCGGCTCGCGATCGTCGGCCTGCTGGTGGGCGCCGCCTCGCTGGTCTCGGTCGCCACCCCGTTCCTCCTGAAGGAGACGCTCGACGTCGCGATCCCGCAGGGCCGCACCGGGCTGCTCAGCCTGCTCGCCCTCGGCATGATCCTCAGTGCCGTCCTCAGCAGCGTCTTCGGTGTGCTCCAGACCCTGATATCGACGACCGTCGGCCAGCGCGTCATGCACGACCTGCGCACCGCCGTCTACGACCGCCTCCAGCGGATGTCGCTGGCGTTCTTCACCCGGACCCGCACCGGCGAGGTCCAGTCCCGCATCGCCAACGACATCGGCGGCATGCAGGCCACCGTCACCTCCACCGCGACCTCGCTGGTCTCCAACGCGACCAGCGTGATCGCCACCATCGTCGCGATGATCGCCCTCGACTGGCGGCTGACCGTCGTCTCGCTGCTCCTGCTGCCGGTGTTCGTGTGGATCAGCCGACGGGTCGGCAACGAACGCAAGAAGATCACCACCCAGCGGCAGAAGCAGATGGCGGCGATGGCCGCGACGGTCACCGAGTCGCTGTCGGTCAGCGGCATCCTGCTGGGCCGCACGATGGGCCGTACCGACTCGCTGACCAGGTCCTTCTCCGACGAGTCCGAGCAGTTGGTGGACCTGGAGATACGGTCGAACATGGCCGGCCGCTGGCGGATGGCCGTCATCACGATGGTGATGGCCGCGATGCCCGCGGTCATCTACTGGACGGCGGGCATGGTGCTGCGCACGGGCGGGCCGCAGACGTCGATCGGCACGATCGTCGCGTTCGTCTCGCTCCAGCAGGGCCTGTTCAGGCCCGCCGTCAGCCTGCTCGCGACCGGCGTGCAGATACAGACCTCGCTCGCGCTGTTCCAGCGCATCTTCGAGTACCTCGACCTGCCCGTCGACATCACCGAGCGGGAGCGCCCGGTGCACCTCGACCGGATCAGGGGCGAGGTCCGCTTCGAGAACGTCGAGTTCCGCTACGACGACCAGGGGACCGCGATACTCGACGGCATCGACATCGGCGTCCCGGCGGGCGGCAGCCTCGCGGTCGTCGGCCCGACCGGCGCGGGCAAGTCGACCTTCGGCCACCTGGTGCCCCGGCTCTACGACGTGACCGGGGGCCGTGTCACGCTGGACGGCGTCGACGTGCGCGACCTCGACTTCGACACCCTGGCCCGCGCGGTCGGCGTCGTCTCGCAGGAGACGTACCTCTTCCACGCCACCGTCGCCGAGAACCTGCGCTTCGCCAAGCCGGACGCCACCGACGAGGAGCTGCGGGCGGCGGCCAGGGCGGCGCAGATCGACGACCACATCGCGGCCCTGCCCGACGGCTACGACACCGTCGTCGGCGAGCGCGGACACCGGTTCTCCGGCGGGGAGAAGCAGCGCCTCGCCATCGCCAGGACCATCCTGCGGGACCCGCCGGTGCTGATCCTCGACGAGGCGACCAGCGCCCTCGACACCCGTACCGAGGCCGCCGTGCAGGACGCGATCGACGCCCTGTCGGCCGACCGCACCACCATCACCATCGCCCACCGGCTCTCCACGGTCCGCGACGCCGACCAGATCGCGGTCCTCGACGCCGGACGGCTGGCCGAGCGGGGCACCCACGAGGAGCTGCTGGCGCGGGACGGACGGTACGCGGCTCTGGTACGCCGAGATGCCCAACTGGAACCGACAAGCTGA